The nucleotide sequence ATCGCCCGTTGCATAAATTTTTCGTATTTTTTTTTGTCTGCTTTGAAGTCAATCAGCGGTTTGTTCACTTCAAACACCAGATTCAGGGGAGAATCTTTCTCTTTTTCCTGTTTGCGCTGGAGTAAATCTTCGGCGGTGATCTTCTCTTTTAATGTGGTGTTAGGGGTAACCGTGCTGAAGACCTGGGTTTGAAACAGGTCTGTTGTGACGCCAGGCATGAGCCGGGTGACCCGGCGCGATCGCCCCCCCAAATCGGTTAAGGTGCTGTAGTCCCAATCCACATAAATGGAATGATTATTCGATTTATTGGTGATATGAATTTCCAGTTGTTTCAGCTTATCAAACTCATAACGTTTATCGAATTTAAAGCTGATTCCAATCACATCCTCCAGTTTTTGTTCATCATCCAGCTTTTTCTCAGACAATAGTTTTTTGAGCGCATCTTCGTCCACCCGAATACTGAATTCATCATCAAATGACTTAATAATTTGCCATAGAAAGTAAGCAATACACAGCAAATAAGCTGTCAGGATAATGGGATCTACCGGATTCATTTGTGACGCAATGCATTGATAAATTTCCGAATCGGAGCTTCTTGATACTCCTCTTTCACAGTCATTGTCGAAAAATTTTCAAACCATCCCCTGCGCCAGAAAAAGAAGATGAGCACAATGGCAATGATGAACATTGAAGCAATGCAGATAGGATACCCCCAGTAAGCATACAGTTCAGGCATATTGAAGGGGGACTTTTCGGGGTCAAAATTCATCCCATAGACCCCGGCAATGAAGGTCAGGGGGATAAAGATGGAGGACATGACGGTCAGAAACTTCATCACTTCATTCATTTTGTTACTGACGGAGGACAGGTATACATCCATCAAACTAGAGGATAGTTCTCGGTATGTTTCCACCATGTCTAGAACCTGAACTGTGTGGTCGTAGCAGTCTCGCAGGTAGATGCGGACATCGTTACTAATCAGGGTGTTGCTGTCTCGAATCAGGGCGTTGATGGAATCTCGTTGGGGCCAGATTGCTCGTCGCAAAGTTAATAGATCACGTTTGAGTTCATGAATTCTTTCCAGAGTTTTACGGGTTGGGTTGGATACCACCTCATCTTCCAGTTCCTCAATCTTTTCGCCGTAGGTTTCTAACACCGGGAAAAACCCATCAATGATTGAATCCAGCAGAGCGTAAATCAGATAATCGGTGCCATGCTTCCGAATGGACCCTTTACTCAGGCGAATTCGTTCGCGAATCGGTCCAAAAGCGTCGTATTCTGGCTCTTCCTGGACCGTCAGCAGGTAGTGCTTTGCCAGAATAAAGCTGACCTGCTCACTGATAAACCCATCTCCATTTCGATTTGGCGTGACCATGCGGGCAATCACCAGTAGCTGATCCCCATATTCTTCGACCTTTGGGCGCTGGGGCACATTGACCACATCCTCTAACACAAGTGGGTGGAGGTTAAAAACTTTGCCGATTCGCTGTAAAACGTTTTCGCTCCCCAGTCCCTGTACGTCTACCCAGGAAACGGATTCCGTATCAAGGTAAGGGGCACACTCTTCAGGGGTTGCAATTTCTGTGCGGATGGCTTTCGCTTCGCTGTAGTCAATCAGTACAATGACGGGTGGTTCAGCATCTGAAGCGATCGCCAGCGTACCGGGTACACTCCCAGGTTGATCATAGAAGTAATCGACATAGGATTCCTCTTCTTCTATTTCGGCTTCCAGGACATGATTGGTAGGCGGCACTTCGGACAGATTGGAACGATTGTCTGACATTCAGATGCTACCTCGTGGTTTTCAAAGGAGTCTGTCTCACCAATGTAATCGACAACATTAGCAGATGGTTTGTAAAATACTGTGTTGTTTCAGGCGACCCAGAGGGGGAAAACTTATGGATACAAGGTCAGGTATCAAGGAATGCAATGAATTAAGCCAGATACGATCGCTCAGATCTCCAACTTCTCGAAGAAGTTGGAGATCTTTAACCTCTGACGTCAGTGCCATTCAGGTATAAAGTTCTGTAAACAACTCTGCCCTGAAAGGGAGGATGAATCTGCCAGAGGACTGAGGCAAACGCTGGGGGAAAACTGGCAGTTTTGAGTATAGAAAAACACGTTGATATTAATCAGTATACTTTCGAGGCAGTGGAGGATGACGGCTATACAGCGTTACGAGAAAAAAACAGCCGAGATGATGCGATCGCCCGCCGAAGTACGGATGGAAGAAGAACGGATGCGGGATATTTTGCTACTTCTGGATAGTCTTTTTAGACGAGAGGAAACCTCTGCCAAGCTGATTCTCAACTGTCTATATGACATTGGTTCAGTAAATTTGATTAATCACAAGTTTCGTTCCCGTCCAGTGAATCAGTTGATGAAGTGGATTGCTCGATTCTCGAAGCCGGTCTTTAGTGTGGTAGCGCTGCGATGGGTCAAGCAGAACTCGCCGCAATTGATTGCCCACTGGATGCATTCCAAGGTCACCTTTGAGGATCCAGAACATACCCCAGAAGCTGCGGTAGTTGAAGCAGAAATTGCTGCAACCAGCACCTCAGAGGAGTTGGCAACCTGTGCGAGGGAGATTCTGCGGCTGCGATCGCAGGTCAGAACGCTCACAGCGCTGTTAATCGGGGTAACCGTGTCCCTGGGTAGTGTGGTTGTCTGGTCCACCTGGAGGACGCAAGAAAGTTTCTGGCGACCAATCAGTCAACCAGGGGTTACGGCTGTGCCAGCATCTGGCAATCGGCTTGCTCCTGGCAAGCACAGATGATATAGCAGGGGACAGGGGAAGAGGGAGGAGAGAGGAAAGAGGAGAGAGGAAAGAGGAGAGAGGAGAGAGGAAAGAGGAGAGAGAAGAGAGAAGAGAGAAGAGAGAAGAGAGGAGGGAGGAATGGGAGGTGAAGGTTACTATACTGTGTCAGCCAACAATCTTTGGTTTGTAGTGCCAACTTCAGTTGGCTTGCTGAGGCAAGCACTACAAACAATTCCCTGACAAAGTATAAATTTCTGACTCCTGATTTCTGCCTCCTGACTTCTGCTATAGAATCGCAAATCCAAAATCCAAAATGGCATCCAGTTTCAGCCATTAGAACAATCGGATTTGAATTTCATCTCCCCTACCCAGTTTCGGTCTGGCCTGGGCTTCAACAGCGATTTGCGCTTCTGGTACCAGTGAACGCACAATGCCCATCACGGAATCAAGTTTTGCGGCTCCCTGCTCGGTATAAAGCACTTGCACCATGCCGGGAGAAAACCGTTCTGCTGGCCTTACCTCTGTCAGATCGGTATTGATGGTTTTAGTCCAGATTCCAGCATTAGTCAGAGCCTGGCCGAGTTCTCTTGCCTGCCTGGTGCGTTGATCGCGATACAGGACACACACAGAACAGCGCGCAGCCGGGTTAACTGTTGGAGCCGGAGGGACGGCTGGCAGCGGAGAGGATGGAGATGGTTCAGATTCCACCGGCAAGGTTGATGGAACAGATTCTGCGGCAATTGAGTCAGGCTCTGGCGGAGCAGAGCAGGAGCGGGTGAAGTTGGCACCCACCCAGGCCTCTGTGAATGTATTGCCAGGGGATAATCGATGCTGGATTGAAGGCAGATCTACTTTTAACCAACCCGATGCCTCTTCAACACCAGATATACTTTGCCGGGGTATAGATTTTACCCTCTAGATAAAGTAGAAATGAGGTAGACCGTTGAGTGTTGAGCACGGTGCCTCCCAATGATCCAACTGAGCTTTAGTGCCGAAGAGATTGAGCAACTACATTACGAACGCTTTCACCATCCACATCCGCGTGTGCAACAAAAAATGGAAGCGTTGTATCTCAAAAGTCAAGGATACTCGCATCAGGAAATTACCCGGTTGCTTCGGGTGACAAAACCAACGTTGTTGAGCTATCTGCGAGATTATGAAACTGGGGGGATCGGCAATCTCAAAGAATTGACCTTTTATCGACCCCAGAGTGAACTGAAACAACATCAACAGACTTTGGAAGCATACTTCCGGGCAAATCCTCCAAAGACCCTAGCGCAGGCTTGCGCCAAGATCGAAGAACTGACTGGTATTGTCCGTAGTCGGGAGCAAGTGAGGGTGTTTCTCAAATCGATGGGGATGCGTTGTCGGCGAGTGGGGATGTTGCCCGCCAAAGCTGATGTAGAAGCGCAGGAGGAGTTCGTCAAAAAAAACTAGTAGCTTGTCAAGAAAGAATTGAGGGATAGAGTCGCTTAAGTTTGATGCGAGCATCTTCAGTCGTAAATTGCCAATCAATGGTGCGAGATTGATCATTTCTGCGTTCTTCCCAAGCAGCAATTTCCCGTTTCAACGTATCTTGATCTGGGATGCGACGATCCAAGCACTGACGGGCTAAAACACTGAGTTCAATTTCTGCCATGTTAAGCCAACTGCCATGTTTTGGTGTGTAATGAATCTCTAATTTGTCTAGAATCCGCTTGGCTTCTTGAGGTGCAAACGTCTCATACAAGGCAGATGGGTCATGAATATTGAGTTGGTCATGCACGATGGTAATCCATTCGGCATCGGGGTAACGCACATCCACCAGATATTTCATTTGTTTGGCATAGTCTTGTTTGGTGCGCCGTTCAGTGACTTCTACATGCCGCCATCCAGCTAAGGGTTCAGAAATCATGAAGAGATTACAGACCCCATTGCGTTCATATTCATAGTCATAGCGCTTCGGTTGACCGGGTTGGGGGGGGGGGAACTTGCGTTTCGAGGACTAATTGTTTGCTGGTTTCATCGAAACAAACGACCGGGTAGCGCGGGTCATAAGGGCGTGTATAAACGCTCAAAACATCTTCCATGTAGTAAACAAACTCGCCATTGGACTTCGGCGGAATTACCCAGCATTCCTGCAACCAGGGTTTGAGTTCGTTTTTTTCAGCGTTTGCCGCACGGTTTCATGCGAAATGCTCTCTACATATCCCAACTCAACCAGTTGGTCTGCTAACAGGCGAACGCTCCATTTCCCTTGTCCTTCAGGAGTCTCGGCACACGCCAGCGCAATCAAATGCGCTTCTTGTTCGCCATCGAGTAAGCGGGGCTTGGTTCGACTTGGAGTTTGACGCCCTAAGGCAGCCTCTAAACTCTGTGCAACAAAGCGTTGCCGGACTCGTTCAATCGTAGATACCCTAATATCGAGTGCATCACTGATATCTTGATCCCGCCAACCGCCGCCTTCCTGGTTGATGTCAGCTTTCAGCAAAATTCGAGCATGATTGAGTTTATAAACGGATGTTTTTCCGGTTGTTGTCAGACTTTCTAAAGTCTCCCGCTCTTCACAGCTAAGGGCTACGATGTATCTCTTTTGGGGCATGGTTGGTAAGAGGTATCTGCCTCTCCATTCTCCCCTAATCTATCCATCAAAACAAAGTTGACAGACTACTAGACCCACGACTGCAAGAGGCAAAAGCAGGTCAGAGAGCCGTCTTCTTTGTCGATGCTGCCCATTTTGTTCTGGGGGCCTACTTAGGGTTTTTGTGGTGCTTTGAACGCTTGTTTATCAAGTCGGGGGCAGGAAGGCAACGGTTCAATGTCTTAGGGGCCCTCAACGCCGTGACTCATGCGTTAATCACCGTCACCAATGAGACTTATATCAACGCTCAAAGTGTCTGTGAATTACTGCACAAACTGGCAGCTCTGGGATTAGACATTCCGATTACGCTTGTGTTGGATAACGCTCGGTATCAGAAGTGTGCGGTTGTGATGGAGTTGGCTCAATCATTGAACATTGAGTTGTTGTATCTAACGGTCTATTCTCCCAATCTCAACTTGATTGAGCGCTTGTGGAAGTTTGTCAAGAAGCAATGCTTATATTCGATTTATTATGCTGACTTCTCTGCATTTAAGGAGGCGATTACTGCTTGTCTCAACCAGTGTCATACGACGTATAAACCTGAGTTAGATTCACTGTTAACCTTGCGTTTTCAGTCCTTTAAACAAGTAAAAACTATACCCTGACAAGGTATAGTCAAGGAGAGGCGTTTCATGATCTGGTTTATCAGTCTGGTTGGGCTGTTGCTGCTGATTTGTGTAATAAATGCCATCAAATTTGAGTGGGACCACTCAGAACCTGACCCATTGGCTCAATCAAGACAGCGTTGGCAGCAACAACGCGATCGCACGCAGCGCATTCTGACTCAAGGTAGTCCCCAATCCCTGGAGGAATACCTGGAAATTTTCCCCGATGCCTGCCCTCGTTGCGGCGGACGGCACCTTTACGAAAGCCTTGCCATTCGACGGTCTTTTATCACCCCACTGCTCAGAAACCGCAAACCAAAGCGCTCCTGGGTTTGTACTCGTTGCGGACACAACAATTTCGCTAACAAACCTGTGCAACCTTTGCAAAACCTCCGGTTGGTCACTTCTCCATATCTGTCGGCAGAAGCAGCCCAAACCATTCCGGAGTGGCCCTGGGAGCATCCCCCGGTGGTTCCAGTTTATCTGCACAACGACAACGCGACGACGATGGAATTTGTCGTGGAAGTGCTGGAGCAGGTGTTTGAACTGCCGAAGGATCTGGCGATTGCATGCATGATTTATACCCACCAACTGGGGCGAAATTTTGTCATTGCCCTGCCCTTTGAGGAAGCTCAGAAGAAAGTTGCGATCGCTCACCAGCGTAGTGCAGCAAAAAACTATCCCCTGCACTTTACTGTTGAAAATAAGTGGACATAAAATCTAAATTCATGAGAATACCCAGGAGGTTGTCTGTTGAGGCAATGGTTTGAGTGTTATCTGTGGTTGCAGAAGCACCCAGAAGATAGTTGGTGAGAGCAGTAGCGAAGAGCGACCCTTGCAGGATCTGCAAAGCAGCACAGTCATTGCAGAAACGCTTAGGAGGCGATCAGTAGGCTAGTGTGGGGGGCAATCGGTAAGTTCAGCTACACTAAGAGTCAAACTCCTTTAACTCATTTCGCCGGTGGTTGCCCATGAAAATTACCCTCAATCTTGATGAAACCCTTGTGAACGAAGCACTCCAACTCACTAACGTTGCTACGCAGGAAGAACTCATCAACCTTGCGCTACAAGAACTGGTGCGATCGCGTCGTAGGAAAAACCTGCTCGATTTAGCAGGAAAAATTCAGTTTGCCACGGATTTTGATTACAAAGCTCTGCGCGAAACTCGTCATGTTGCTGATTGATACCTCTGTTTGGATCAGCGTCTTCCGCGATCGTAGTGGTCAGGTTCGCCAGCAGCTTGAAGCTCTGATTACCAATCGAGAAGTTTTACTCACTCGATTCACTCAGCTTGAACTGCTTCAAGGTAGCTTGAACGAGCAAGAATGGGATCTCCTTGCCACTTACCTCGAAACACAAAATTACGCTGAGCTGACTAATCAGTCTTGGCAAGCAGCAGCCCGCATCTACTTTGATCTACGCCGCCAAGGACTTACCGTTCGTAGCCCAATCGATTGCTGTATTGCTCAAGTAGCACTAGAAAACAATTTACTTCTAATTCACAACGATCGTGACTTTGAAACCATTGCCCAAGTGCGTCCCCTTCAAAATCTTCGTTTTCAGCCTTGAACCCTCTTCGTACTTAGAGGTTATCGGTAATGAATTAATCGAGGTGCCCTAAACCTCAGTACAGGACAAAACTTGTCAATTGAGGCACACAGAGGGTTGAAAACTTAGGCGGGAAGGGGTTTCCTAGGAATAACAACAAACCAACGAAACCCCCATGCAACAGATTACCGAATTTCGCCAAGTTTTGCAGCCCCTCCTCGGTTGGCATGGTGCGCGGCTGGCATTTGTGGCTCAATTTCTGATCGCCCTGCTACGAACCCGTACGGTGAATCTGAGCGAATTGGCTGCTAGCTTTTGTGGTTCCGCCCAAATTCCGTCGAACTACAAGCGTCTCCAGCGCTTCTTTAGCGACTTTGATCTCGATTATGCGGCGATTGCCCGTGCCGTGGTCTGCCTGATGGGGATCCCGCAGCCTTGGGTGCTCGCCATAGACCGCACCGAATGGAGCTTTGGCGGTAGCGTTTTCAACATTCTCACCCTGGGCATTTGCCATCAGGGTATTTCCTTTCCGGTGGTGTTTCTGATGCTGGACAACCGCGGCAATTCCAACACCCAAGAGCGCATCGATTTGCTCAACGAATTCTTCACGATTTTTGGCGAGGATGTCCGCCTGCGGTGCCTGACGAGCGACCGCGAATTTGTTGGGCGGGAGTGGATTGGCTATACCTTGTCAGGGTATAGTTTTTACTTGTTTAAAGGACTGAAAACGCAAGGTTAACAGTGAATCTAACTCAGGTTTATACGTCGTATGACACTGGTTGAGACAAGCAGTAATCGCCTCCTTAAATGCAGAGAAGTCAGCATAATAAATCGAATATAAGCATTGCTTCTTGACAAACTTCCACAAGCGCTCAATCAAGTTGAGATTGGGAGAATAGACCGTTAGATACAACAACTCAATGTTCAATGATTGAGCCAACTCCATCACAACCGCACACTTCTGATACCGAGCGTTATCCAACACAAGCGTAATCGGAATGTCTAATCCCAGAGCTGCCAGTTTGTGCAGTAATTCACAGACACTTTGAGCGTTGATATAAGTCTCATTGGTGACGGTGATTAACGCATGAGTCACGGCGTTGAGGGCCCCTAAGACATTGAACCGTTGCCTTCCTGCCCCCGACTTGATAAACAAGCGTTCAAAGCACCACAAAAACCCTAAGTAGGCCCCCAGAACAAAATGGGCAGCATCGACAAAGAAGACGGCTCTCTGACCTGCTTTTGCCTCTTGCAGTCGTGGGTCTAGTTTTTTTGACGAACTCCTCCTGCGCTTCTACATCAGCTTTGGCGGGCAACATCCCCACTCGCCGACAACGCATCCCCATCGATTTGAGAAACACCCTCACTTGCTCCCGACTACGGACAATACCAGTCAGTTCTTCGATCTTGGCGCAAGCCTGCGCTAGGGTCTTTGGAGGATTTGCCCGGAAGTATGCTTCCAAAGTCTGTTGATGTTGTTTCAGTTCACTCTGGGGTCGATAAAAGGTCAATTCTTTGAGATTGCCGATCCCCCCAGTTTCATAATCTCGCAGATAGCTCAACAACGTTGGTT is from Leptothermofonsia sichuanensis E412 and encodes:
- the corA gene encoding magnesium/cobalt transporter CorA — protein: MSDNRSNLSEVPPTNHVLEAEIEEEESYVDYFYDQPGSVPGTLAIASDAEPPVIVLIDYSEAKAIRTEIATPEECAPYLDTESVSWVDVQGLGSENVLQRIGKVFNLHPLVLEDVVNVPQRPKVEEYGDQLLVIARMVTPNRNGDGFISEQVSFILAKHYLLTVQEEPEYDAFGPIRERIRLSKGSIRKHGTDYLIYALLDSIIDGFFPVLETYGEKIEELEDEVVSNPTRKTLERIHELKRDLLTLRRAIWPQRDSINALIRDSNTLISNDVRIYLRDCYDHTVQVLDMVETYRELSSSLMDVYLSSVSNKMNEVMKFLTVMSSIFIPLTFIAGVYGMNFDPEKSPFNMPELYAYWGYPICIASMFIIAIVLIFFFWRRGWFENFSTMTVKEEYQEAPIRKFINALRHK
- a CDS encoding winged helix-turn-helix domain-containing protein, with translation MIQLSFSAEEIEQLHYERFHHPHPRVQQKMEALYLKSQGYSHQEITRLLRVTKPTLLSYLRDYETGGIGNLKELTFYRPQSELKQHQQTLEAYFRANPPKTLAQACAKIEELTGIVRSREQVRVFLKSMGMRCRRVGMLPAKADVEAQEEFVKKN
- a CDS encoding ATP-dependent Clp protease adaptor ClpS, with product MIWFISLVGLLLLICVINAIKFEWDHSEPDPLAQSRQRWQQQRDRTQRILTQGSPQSLEEYLEIFPDACPRCGGRHLYESLAIRRSFITPLLRNRKPKRSWVCTRCGHNNFANKPVQPLQNLRLVTSPYLSAEAAQTIPEWPWEHPPVVPVYLHNDNATTMEFVVEVLEQVFELPKDLAIACMIYTHQLGRNFVIALPFEEAQKKVAIAHQRSAAKNYPLHFTVENKWT
- a CDS encoding type II toxin-antitoxin system VapB family antitoxin — encoded protein: MKITLNLDETLVNEALQLTNVATQEELINLALQELVRSRRRKNLLDLAGKIQFATDFDYKALRETRHVAD
- the vapC gene encoding type II toxin-antitoxin system VapC family toxin — translated: MLLIDTSVWISVFRDRSGQVRQQLEALITNREVLLTRFTQLELLQGSLNEQEWDLLATYLETQNYAELTNQSWQAAARIYFDLRRQGLTVRSPIDCCIAQVALENNLLLIHNDRDFETIAQVRPLQNLRFQP